The sequence acccactctatctagacttttcaatcttcaataggtttcaatgagattaaatactcagcagatcagtcagcatctgAGAGAAgaggaaacagtcaatgtttcaagttgaTGCAGACAGCAGTTAGCCCAATTGCTTTACAGTGGCAGagatcactgatcagggttcgattcccaccactgcctgtaagtacgctctccctgtgactgtgggttTCCTGAGTGCTACAGTTTCTTTCCACATTGCAAAGACAAATGGTAAtggttagtgttagtgagttgtgggcattttTTTTgccaccagaagcatggtgacacttgcaggctaacTGGTATGATCATTGCTGAAATAATTTGAAAAATGATAaatttcactgtttcaatgtGTATGTGACATCTTTCTCtccatagttcaaagtaaatttattatcaaagtatgcatacagaATACAACTGATATTTGTCCTTCCACAGACGGCCGCGAAACAAACACACACCATTGAACCCATTCACAAAACATCAAGTACCCAACATACAcaacagtgtagtggttagcacaacacttttacagtacaggtgacctgggttcaaatcctgctGCTGCCCGTTAggagttgtacattctccccgtgaccatgtgggtttcctctgggtgctctggtttcctctcacagtccaaaggccaccagttggtaggttaattggtcattgtaaattatcctctgattagggtagggttaaattggggaattgctgggtaGCAAAGTGAACTTCAAAGTCccccaaaatgagtccacagccttGTTGATCAATCCTAACAACTTGGATCCCAAGGCTGTTGCACTTTCCTCTAATTAGCAGCTAGCAAGGAGGAGGGAAAaccagtcaaacacaggcagatggcaCCAAAAACCCACCAGTCCTCCGCTCTTGTTAAACTTCAACCTTGCTCGATACCTCAATCGGAGAGACACAATGGAGTGGATTATGGGTTTGTGCCTCTTCTCCAGGCTTCCAGGCCACATGCTCAGCTCCAAACGTCATCGAActcccttggagacagcaaagcaccagatcactTAATCTACaccaaaacacaccatcaaaatgtaaattctGGGTTCCAATCACACACAGCCTAGTTGTAGAATCATACCTGGAGGAAGAGGTAGCTTCTGTgtaatctgctgagtatttccaacattttctgttagtGTTATTAAGCTCTGATATCTGGTGCAGTCATTTAATGATAAAGGGACTTTTGCAATCGCACTGGCATGCAGATCCTtcctcctctcactgctgttgtttCTTGCAATGTTTCAGATAATCCAGGAGCCCCAAAAGATATTGACAAGAATAACCCGGGAGTTCAAAATGCCACCTTATTAGCAATCTATGACTACAACAACCGATCGAATGACATCTACCTGTATAAAGTCCAGAAGATACAAAGAGCGCAGATACAGGTAAGAAGGATCATGTTCAGGTGTTAAGGGCTGTGGTCTTCTACTGCATCCCGTACAAGCTAATGGAAGACagctaggccattcagcccattaatccAAGGCTGCCCATAAAgatgtttcttttttctttttactcCCTTTTCTCGGCTCTTACGAACTCTTGGGTTTACCCAGGTGCCATTTGCTTTGCCTCCACCACGAAGTAATTTATTTCCTTTCGTCCCTCTCAATCCTTGCACTTTGTTTATTGACTATCTCTGCCATGGAAAGTGAGTCTTCATGTTCACCCTGTCTATAGATCTCCCCTCCATCTTCTGTCTCCTCTTTCTTCCAAAGGAAACTCCTTTCTCCAGGAGTCAAGGTTTTGCAACTCGCCCAACTCGAATGGTTTGGACCCTTCAGGGAATTGAAGCAAGGTTGCTGAGTCAAAGTCGCCCAGGAATCTGTAgaccaattctcgctccccacaCCAAACCAGAAATCTGCAGCCACACCACATTGATCCAATTTAAAGATGTTGTTTCTTAACCTAAGGTACTTAGCATGAAGTAACATCAACCTCAAAACATTGGCTAAGAATCCAAAGATGCAGTAAATTTAATTTTTCCTTTGAGCCATGAGAATAGCAAATCTAGATATTAGTTCCATCCTTTGcccctctttttttttaaaagggtaAATCCAGTCTGTTAAGTGTGTCCCAAGGAGATATTTAAAAGGAGAATTCACTTTTTTATCTTGTAGGTCGTTGCAGGACTTAAGTACATTCTGCACATTGATATTGGAAGAACGGTCTGTCGCAAAGGAAAGCCTTACAACTTCAAATACTGCTCCTTCCAAACCAGCCCGCCTTTAATGAGGGTAAAACAACCTAGCTTTATTTTCTTAAGCAACACATGATGCTGGAAGAATTTGGCAGGTCAggcaatgaataaacaattgatttatttttttgggggggcctagacccttcatcaggactggaaacgaaGGGGACGATGCCAGCATTGAAAAGGTGGAGATGGGGGAAGGAGATgactagaaggtgatgggtgaagtggGTTagatgggagggtggggagggggagaatgaAGTAAGAGACTaataagtgataggtggaaaaggtaaaagggttggagaagaaggaatctgatagtggATCATGGGCgaaagggaaggagaacagcatggggggtgtgatgggcaggtaaggagaagagatttagagaccagagtggggagggagggggaaaataTTATCAgaaagagaaattaatgttcatgccatcaggttggaggctacctaatcagaatgaggtgttgctcctccaccttgagagtGTCATGTGGCAGAAGaggtcatggattgacatgtcagaacaggaataggGATAGgagttaaaatggttggccactgacaaatcctgctttttgcagatggagcaaaggtacTTGACAAAGCAGTTCTCCAACTTGAGCTGGGTCTCAATGTGGAGAAGGCCACAATGGATacattgactttttttttgtatgtGTGGTTTGAACACATCTCCAAAACATTACATGTCCCTACGTAATCAGACCATTTTTTTCTATAGTCTTTACCATATCCCTACATAAAACAGAATTGTGCAGCACAAGAACAGACCCTTCATCCCAAGATGTTTTaccaaactaattaagctaatgaaATCTGGTTAAGCTAAATCCTGCCTGCACATGATTcttgtccctctattctctggaCATTCATATGcctgtctaagagcctcttaagggTTTCTTCCACATCAGAGAAGCCTCCAGCACCTTTGACAGTAAATTCTAACACCCTTACTTTGTTTAAAATAGAACTACCCTGCACATCTCCTCTGAACTTCCTCCTCTTAAATTGGTCATTGGTTACTGGTCTTTTTGACCCTGGggaaacacagaaaataattCTCCTTGtcacacatgccctctaatctgggcaccatcctggtgaaccacttctgcaccttttccaaaGCCTCTACAACCTTCCAAATATCAACATGGTTTCATTAAAGGCAAATATTTCttatatctgttggaattcttttgaaGAAGTGACAGGTAGAATAGACACAGgagggtcagtggatgttgtgttcttggattttcaggcctttgacaagatgccacatgaggctgccaaACAAGAGAATAACAGTAAAggtactagcatagatagaaggTAGGCTAACAGAAGgtacagtgggaataaaggggacctttcctggttggctgctagtgactagtggtgccatGCAGGGACCAGTGTGGGGTCCACTTCTTTTCATATTGTCAATGATTGggtttgatggctttgtagccaagtttgcagacaatacaaagataggtgggggtCAGGCAATGTTGCAGGGAGTCTGTGTATTGTGTTGTATGTAAATAATTACCTTAATTTTTTTTGAAAACATATTAACTCAGTAGGTTTAGCAAATGGCAATAAACTTTTTTCCATTGAATTTGtgcttagacagacagacatactttattgatcctgagggaaattgggttttgttacagccgcaccaatcaagaatagtgtagaaatatagcaatataaaaccataaataattaaataataataagttaatcatgccaagtggaaataagtccaggaccagcctattggctcagggtgtctgacactccgagggaggagttgtaaagtttgatggccacaggcaggaatgacttcctatgacactcagtgttgtatctcagtggaatgagtctctggctgaatgtactcctgtgcctaaccagtacactatggagtggatgggagccaTTGtcaaagatggcatgcaacttggacagcatcttcttttcagatACCACTGTCAAAGTAAAAAGTAATCACTAACCCTGGAAATTGTTGGCAACATTCCCTTTTTTTTTTTGAGACACCATCTATTGGCACCGAGCACCAAATTAAAGAGGGGATGTTCTTGGATCAGGAACAGATCTCTACTCTGCAGAAGCTTTGATAAGAGATTTCTCCTGTGACAGGCTCCTGGCCTCCAGCCAGCAGATTCCAATTGTTGCCAAGCTGGAGGAAATCTTTAACACCGTCGAAACCGACAGACTGATTTTTTAAATTCACTTCACTTGCATTCATTTCCCTTCATTTAAACTCCGTGTGCCTAAGCATTAGCATTTCTGGTTTATCGAACTTTGCAAAACATAAAATCTAAAGGGCTAACCATTCAAGACAGCAATGGGAAGGACTCTTGTCCAAGAGTTGTGGAGATGCCACACAATATAATTTTGATGGATATCAATAAATCATTTCTTTTTGGATTTTGGAGGAATTGAGGGAATATAGGATTAGTACCAGAAAGTGGAATTGAGGTAGAAGATCTACTTGAATGGAAATGCAGACACAGGGGACCAAATGTTTCAGTTTCTGCTTTATTTCAACTGCTAAAATCAATTTGTATAATTCAATCAATTAATGGCCCCATTTACCTTTTAAGtgactgcaaaaaaaaattctttcatGAGGAACCTTTTGAACATTACTTTAATTTGTTTATATTGTTCTCTGCTATAAATTTCTGTGCCAATATCACTCTTGCAATTCCTTTCAAACATGCAATCATCTTAGTGAATTGTTTATTCACTCTATGCAAGATCATCAGTAACTTTTCCAAAGCTGGTCTCTAAATGACAACAAAACTGATTTATTTGCAGTGGTTTGATGTTGCTACCCTGCCTTTCTTACCTTCCCATTGTGTTTTAAAGGATCCAATAATGTTGCTTTTAAAGTCTATCAATGTCTACCTTCTGTATCTGAATCCCATGTCTCCATagagataggaacagaatcaggacattcagcccatcaacactgctccacctttcaatcgTGACTGATTTATTgtttctctcaatcccattctcctgccttcccaaaACTTTTGATACCcttgccaatcaagaacctatcaaactttgctttaaatatacccagtgacttgttgTCCAGCCATCTGTgatgatgaattccacaggttcaccgtCCTCTGGCTAGGGGGAAGAAATCCTCATCTCTAAAGGGattccttctattctgatgctatgtcctctggtcccaatGCTCTGGCCTTTTATTCTCTGAAAAATTATTCGTTGACAATCTTGATATAGAAAGCTGTGATGGTAAATGGAGACAAAATTAAAGTTTGGAGTTCAGTCTAGAGCATTGGAATGGGGTTGGggaaggaaggtgaagggaaatgGGAATTTTTAATAGCTGGTGTGTTAGATTTAAAAAGTAATATCTGTATTCAATTACAATATCATGTACTACATATGCAGTGCCACCAGGATTGTCAAGGACCCCTCTAActttcccacaatctctttgacctcctgcCATTCAGCAGAAAGTACTGCAACATGAGAACCAGAACTATTAGACTGGATAATGGCTTCTTCCCCCagccttttgatttttttttccaattttttttacacCCTGTTGCCACCCAGCACACATGTACACCCTATCTGAAGATCTGAATGCCatgccctccccccccaccactgcaCAACTCGCAGCCCcactctcatcctgcactggtcactTTACATCTTTGTCattcttcaggccatgccactcaaggATTTGTGctaattttattttgtaactgCATGTGCTGGATCATAACTGTTGTGTGTGATTATATTTTGCTCTTTAGCCCCAGGaaaaatgtttcatttagctgtatacaagtgcatggttgaatgacattaAACTTTATCTTGAATTAAAAAGGAGGCCACTTCACCCATCTCATCAGATCTAGGCCAATCCCACCAGACCAACTCCCTCATTTTCTCTTCCCTGCAGTTTGCTGTCTACCTCATCCATCCACTTCTCTGTACTTCATTCTACTGCACTTCCTGGGGTAATTCAGACAAATAGCTAATCAGCATAGTTTTAGGATGTGGGACAAAACAGTTTCTGAAAGAAAGCCACATGATTATGGAGAGAATATGTACATTCCATGAGTTGATCCCAACGTGCAAATCAAACCCAGGTCCCATGAATACATACAACCATACTAACTGTGATGCTGCTCTTAAGGAAACCAGatttggggggcggggggaataCTTAAAAGAGATtggtacacttagtggccacttaattaggtacttCCTGTAGTGTATGTCTTCTGTTggaccacttcaaggttcaagattcagatgctcttctgcacaccatggttatctgagttactgtctccttcatgtcagcttgaaccaaactggccattctcttctgacctcttaaTAATGaggtgttttcatccacagaactgccactcactggatttttttacatcattgtgtcatctctagagactattgtacatgaaaatccctggagatcagcagtttgagatgCTCAAATCATCCTGTACAGCACCAATAATCATTGCACAGTTgaagtcacttggatcatatttcttccctattctggtgtttggtctgaacaactgaacctcgtgaccatgtctgcattgagctactgccacatgattggctgattaaatgcttgcattaacaagtaggtgtacAGGATACTTGATAGTGGCAGCTCTGTGTGTACCTGAATTAACACAAGATGCAGAACACTGGGGTGGGGATAGTTGGCAGTTGTCATTTCTAAAGTTTTATGGCTGCTTTTTGCGCTTTGAATCCTTGTTAGATAAGTTCCTGTGAGATGGATGTGTACACACAATTAATGCATCCAATTTTTGTTCTTACTAACCCATATTGCTTCTCTTTCAGACACTGGCTTGTCGCTTTGATGTATGGGTTATTCCATGGAGACACATTCGGAATGTGATTGTAAATAACTGCCAATAAAATTTGCTGGATCCATTTTTCTCCCCTAGTCCACTACATCTCAAATTTCCAGAATGGCAATGtcactttcctctaatcacacTGTAATTGCTATAGAAAATATGCAGATCAAGATGATTTCAGCTTTCTCCAGGGTTGAGGAGCTATTGAGTCGAGCTATTGAGTCCAGCTATTGCAGTAATTTGTTTGCAACCTGCAGTTTAACTGCTAGTAACATTAGTGGCACTACTTACACAATTGTATTCTCTTTCAAAGATACTGGTGTCTTGTTTCAAATGTATTGTCATCCTAAAATTAAATCTGCATTTATGTAGCACCTCTTTTGTTCTTGTGCAATGATGTGAATAGCCACTGACTATTATAATATAGGGTATCTGGCAGTTTGCATAAAAGATGTGAGATTTTGTATATGGCAGTTAAAATATATATGGGAACAGACAACTGAACAAAAACTTGCACCTACCCTTTTCAAAACAGTAATATATCCACCAAGGAGACCTGATTCCCAGGGTGGAACCTTGCACAATGCATTTTCTTCTGTGAAATTAAATTGATTTCCATTCTGAGGATGAAACTGCCAACCTCCTGCCTCCAAAGTAAAACTACCATCTATCATGCATAGTCAATAGGTTATCAGCTGGTGTCTATAACTAAGAGCACACACAAGtcgagagatttaaaaaaaaacttgtttaaGAATCAATTACAAGAATGAGGAAACTAGTGAAAGCAGCCTGGACCTTGGCTTTTAAATAGAGGTACATTTTCAGAGCAAGAAGTCATGAACCTTGCTGGTTCATGCACAATGTTGGTTCAGCACAATTGGAGTGTTGTTCAGAAGGACAGTAAGAATTTTAGAATGATGATCACTGAATGAAGCAAAAGTAATTGAAAACTAATATGCAAATACAGTGAGGTTAAAATCTAGAAAGTTGGAGGTTGCAATAGTAAAGGATGagagaatggttggtgcgtggaatgcgctgcctgagtcagtggtggaggcagacacactagtgaagtttaagagaccactagacaagtatatggaggaatttaaggtggggggggggttatatgggaggcagggtttgagggttggcacaacattgtgggctgaagggcctgtaatgtgctgtactattctatgttctatgattcaATAGACACCAGGTTGAAAAATTgcagggttgtggggagaagcaAGAGGCATATGTTCAGCTGGAATGCTCTTGCTTTTGAAAATGGACCTTAGTTACAGTCATTCCTCAATATACAAGTGTTTTGTTCACCTAGTGGGCTAGGCAAAATGCATTTTGGGTATTTCAGTACACCAGGTACCAGAGCAAAATGTGATACATTTTATTATAACAAATACCTTGATAAATGTTAAGACATGCAGTCAAAGAGATAGTGTTATGAATCAAGAAAAGTGTAGATGTACTGGAGAAGGTGGGATTATATCTTTTCCTAGAAACAAGAAATAGAGGGAATTGAGGAATAGAGGGACAATTGATAGAGAGAACAGGCAACAAATGTCAtagaaaagtgcagtgcagaaaaGGCCTTTAAAAaatccagtccatgctgatccATTTAAAATGGCTGCTCCCATCAACCGGCACCAGGACCATAGtctaccattcatgtacctatccaaacttaattGCTGAATTCAATTAATGCACTATTAAGCTGGCAGGTCATTCTCCCCTCCCGtggccctctgagtaaagaatgtTCCCCTCCTgttgcccttaaacttttcacttttgaccattaacccatgacctctagttgtagtcccacccaaccttaaTAGAAAAAGCTTGCTCGCATTTACCCTATTCTGACCCCTCATTTTGAATGTCTCTATCAAattcctcaatcttctatgtaccaaggaataaagtcctaacctgttcaatctttccttataaactCAGGtgttccagacccagcaacatccttgtaaattttctctgtactctttcaaccttatttacatctttccaaattaggcttcgccaatgtcttgtacaacttcaacatagcatcccatctcctgtaatcaatattctgacataaagaccaatgtgccaaaagctttctttacgaccctatctacctgtgacaacactttcaatgaattatggac comes from Hypanus sabinus isolate sHypSab1 chromosome 12, sHypSab1.hap1, whole genome shotgun sequence and encodes:
- the LOC132402522 gene encoding cystatin-F-like encodes the protein MVKSKRKAVGLCMECLGTMLGVMVTLLLLAGLVHSDDNPGAPKDIDKNNPGVQNATLLAIYDYNNRSNDIYLYKVQKIQRAQIQVVAGLKYILHIDIGRTVCRKGKPYNFKYCSFQTSPPLMRTLACRFDVWVIPWRHIRNVIVNNCQ